The DNA segment TTATCGGCCGTCTTGTCCTGTTCATCGGCCTGCTTCATCAGGACATCAGCTTGGGCGAGCGCCCGTGTCGTGGTGTCTTCCAGCAGGGCTTGGCGGTGCGTTTCGGTGGCGTCGCGGGCCTTCTTCTGATCCGCCCAGCTGAGGTTGCTCATCTGGGCCTTATCCGTAAACAGACTCTGGCGGTATCGGTTTGATGTCTCGCAGATTGATCCGAAGTTCAGATCTTCAAATTTAATGCCCCATTGAAGTCCATCTGGAATGAGGCAGCTGAGATTGCCTTTGGTCTGTGCCGACATGCGGTCAAGATTTGGGATTGGGATCTTTATGTTTGTGATCTTCCCAATCGCTCGCGTGATGTCATTCGCAAATGACGAAATGTCATTCAGGAATGACACCATTTCCTTTAGGTGGATTAGTTCTTCCACCTGATTAGCTACCTGCTTCTTCAGTTCGTTCAGCTGAGCGATTGCCTGCTTGATGGCGCTGATATCAATGACCGGATATTCCGCCAGGGCAGCGGGAGCGCCAAAGGCCAGGCCGGCAGCCACGAGGACCGCCGCCAAGCGCTTTCGCACCCGGCCTTTCTGGCGCCTCAATGGCCGACGTGAGATCAGATGTGTTCTGGCCATGCCGCCCCCCATTTTTCCTGGTGGGCGAGCAGATCGCGCACGGCATCGGGGCCGGAACGGTAGAACCTTACCGCCCTGCCGAGGGGGGCCAGATCCACATCCAGGATTGCCGATTCCTCAAAGCCGGTGGCCGCGTCCCGCTTGACTAGCAGCACCTTGCGCCCCTCTGGCGCCCCGAAAATAAAGCCCTTTTGCTCGTCGTTGAGATTGAAAGTCTCATAGGCCGAGCGGTTGCCCTGCGGATTGGGAAAGAAGAAGAACGACGCGGTGTTTTCGATTACCGCATCCGCGATCCCGGACTTGTGCAGGGCGCCGGGGTCCTGGAAGGCCATGCCTACGGCGCCGCCGAATTTGCGGTACTCGCGGTACATCTCGGCAGCCAGGCTGCAGAACGGGCCGTTCTGCAGCAGCTTGGCGGCCTCGTCGATGAAGATGGCGAAGCCCTTCGCGCGCCCACCTCTGGCCAGTCGTTCAATGGCGCCGGCAATGTGCGCTACCACCGGTGGCCCCAGGTTGGGGTCTTCCAGCGCCTCGTTCATGTTAATGCCGATCTGGAATGACTGGTCGAGGACGCTGGCCAAGCTGTCACGGGGCGCATTGAATGTTCTGGCATAGAGGCCAGCTCGTTCCCGAGCGTCAGTAACCCATCGGGCGAATGCCTTCTTGGCATCACTGTCGGTTGGGAAAGTCAGGTCATAGATCTTGTTGAAGGTTCGTGCCTCCACCGGTAGGTGGAAGGCTGTTTCCACGACGTGAGAAAGGATCTCCTCAATGCCGTCGCTTTGCCCGGCCTCTCCCAACATGGACCGCACCAGCAGCGCCAGGCGTTGACGATTGAGCGGGGTATCGTCGCAGTCGAGGGGATTGAGAGACAGTTTGTCGAAGGACTGATAAAGCCCGCCCAGCATTTCGACCGTGTAGCGGGCACCCTCCTTGGAATCGAAGATGAATGAGCGGACGCCGGCAAACTTTGCCAGGCCGCCGAGTAAATGCATCATCAGCGAGGTCTTGCCGACCCCCGCCGGTGCCACGACCAAGAAGTTGCCCAGCGCCTTTTCGGCATTCCTGCACTGGAACTGGAAATTGTAGGCTTGGCCGCTCCCGGTCATGAACGACCGTACCGGTCCCTTGCCGTACTGCGATTCTGTCAGGCCGACCGGCGAACTCTCGAACGGCCAGATCGCCGCGATATCCTGGCAAAATAACTTAAGTGGCCTAGCCAGCTTCTGACGATCCGGCAGGCGGTTGAACCACATGACGGGCGCCTCTTTCGTCTGTACCGAGTACGTGACGCGTCGGTTGCCGAGCACTCGGCCGACGTGAGAGGTCAGGGCATCCAGTTCTTCTTGGGTCCGACTGCGGATGGTGATGGTCAACTGCGTTGCGAACCGGGAGGTCTTGCCCTCCGTCAGCAGTTCGATGGCGGCCTTCGCCTCGGTGCGGGCCAATGCCGGCCCAACCGGGCTATTGAGGGCCCGATTGAGAAGCATGATCTCCCAATCGCTGTCGAGCGGCACGCAGACCTGCGACACCTCAATTTCGCCCGGGATGGCCATGATCTCATGGAGCAGATGGCCCGACACCAGATCCGGCCACTCGTGGACAGCGATGGTCCGATGCAGCCAGGTTTCGGGCAGATGCATCATGAACTGCCCGGTCGCCTTGTCGAAAACAGGGGTCGCTCCCTGCAGGTTTGCCGAGATATTCGTCGACACGGCGCGAAGGTCGTCGCGCAGATCTCCACAGACCAGGAAATTCAGGAAGCCCGTTAGCGGGCAGTCGGCCGTCGCATCCGCCGGCCGCGCCAAGTGCTGAGGGGCGTAACGGGTCAGCAGCGACTTGACCTTTTCATCCACCTCTTCCAACTGGTGAAGGGCCGGGGTCTGCAGCGTCATATGCCAGCGCAAATCCCAGGCATTGCGATATCGTTCCGCTTCCGCGTTGCCGATCTCCTGCAGGGCGTTGCTGGGCCAGGTTGCGGGCATCAGTGATTCTCGCCGGCGCTTTATGCCAAACAGGCGAATCACCACGCTGCGCGATGCGCAGGCATGCAGCCAATCGGTGCGCCCCTGATGCAGGGCGCCCTGTTCGCCCTCTGGCTTGGTGTCATAGGCGGTGCCGCCCAGGCGCCAGGCCCGCATCACCGTGCCGCTTTTGGTCCGGATGGTCATGCGGTCGTTATCAACGCGATCAAGTTCCAGCTCGTTGCCGAGCCAGTCGAATTTCACGGAGCCGAATGACAGACGCCGGGCTGCCGGAACTACGAGAGTTCCGGCAGCCACGGCGGCGCTTCCCATACCGATAGCGAGTGGCCACAGGCTCATGAGCGGCCCCCAGGGGAGCGCCGAGGGAACGCTCCTGTCAGTAGCCATCGGCGGGAAGCCCCCCACCAGAAGGTGAGGGTGGTAAGGATGACGGTTTCAATGTGGCGGTCGGAGCGGCCGAGACGGTAGCTGATCGTGAGGCCGATCCCCATTACTCCGGCCAGAGCCAGGAACGATGCCCACATGACGCCCAGCAGCATCGCCGCCAAGAAGGCGACGATGCCTGCCAGCACGCTCAGCAGGACGGCTCGAGGAGGCAGCCCGAAGATTGTTCCGGGCATTTGTATGTGGGTGAAAACTACCGACCGCGCCTTCATCGGATCAGCCTGCGGATTTCACTTGGTTGATCCACCACATCATCAATCCGGGGCCGATGCTGACCAGCAGGCCGCAGACAAAGAAGATCCAGATCTTCTGAAGCTCGATGCGTTGGTTCAGGGCCGCCCAAATGCCGTAGCCGACGATGCCGAGGCC comes from the Magnetospirillum sp. 15-1 genome and includes:
- a CDS encoding type IV secretion system protein VirB4, giving the protein MSLWPLAIGMGSAAVAAGTLVVPAARRLSFGSVKFDWLGNELELDRVDNDRMTIRTKSGTVMRAWRLGGTAYDTKPEGEQGALHQGRTDWLHACASRSVVIRLFGIKRRRESLMPATWPSNALQEIGNAEAERYRNAWDLRWHMTLQTPALHQLEEVDEKVKSLLTRYAPQHLARPADATADCPLTGFLNFLVCGDLRDDLRAVSTNISANLQGATPVFDKATGQFMMHLPETWLHRTIAVHEWPDLVSGHLLHEIMAIPGEIEVSQVCVPLDSDWEIMLLNRALNSPVGPALARTEAKAAIELLTEGKTSRFATQLTITIRSRTQEELDALTSHVGRVLGNRRVTYSVQTKEAPVMWFNRLPDRQKLARPLKLFCQDIAAIWPFESSPVGLTESQYGKGPVRSFMTGSGQAYNFQFQCRNAEKALGNFLVVAPAGVGKTSLMMHLLGGLAKFAGVRSFIFDSKEGARYTVEMLGGLYQSFDKLSLNPLDCDDTPLNRQRLALLVRSMLGEAGQSDGIEEILSHVVETAFHLPVEARTFNKIYDLTFPTDSDAKKAFARWVTDARERAGLYARTFNAPRDSLASVLDQSFQIGINMNEALEDPNLGPPVVAHIAGAIERLARGGRAKGFAIFIDEAAKLLQNGPFCSLAAEMYREYRKFGGAVGMAFQDPGALHKSGIADAVIENTASFFFFPNPQGNRSAYETFNLNDEQKGFIFGAPEGRKVLLVKRDAATGFEESAILDVDLAPLGRAVRFYRSGPDAVRDLLAHQEKWGAAWPEHI